The sequence below is a genomic window from Lolium perenne isolate Kyuss_39 chromosome 7, Kyuss_2.0, whole genome shotgun sequence.
AGGTTGTCACATAACCCACCAGCAATCTGAGAAACTAGCATAACGTCAGTTTAGGCAACACTGAAAGCAACTTGCAGAACTAGACTTCCCAACTGATTCAGAGCATGGTTCAGGCAGAAACAAACCTTGCCCAATGTATTTGCTGATAATGGAGCAATCACCATGATATCTGCCCACTTCCTCAGTTCTATGTGTAGGACCTCGTCCCCTATCTTCTTCCAGCtagaccattcatcatcatcagtgTAAAGAATGACGTCACTGGGCAGAGATGATCTATCAACAAAGTGCAATGCTGACTTGGTTGCCACAGCTCGGACTTCCGCCCACTCAGAGAAGATACGACAGAGGCTCTCAAATTTTATAGCAGCTACACTTCCTGAAGCAGCAAGGAGGACCCGTGGCTTATTGGGCTCCAGCATCAGGTTTTCCTGTACTGGTCCTGGTGTAGCCATCTGATTTGCTTGGACTGCTCAGCTGCAACAGAATTACAAGATTTCAGAGGATTTGGCATAAGAAAACGTGATCAACAGTGCACAGTGGAATGAAATTAAAGAGAAACAGGGGAAATTCATTTTAAAGAAGCACAACAGATATTTTATTGCTCAAGGAACCATGAAGTTTATCTTGCAATACCCTGAATATGGTATGTTTTGCATTCAGAACTATGCTATCATCAACACAAAAATCAAGTGTTGTTACTTTGATTAAGATGCAGTTTGGTTGAACTACACGAGGCAACACAACTGAGAACGTTAAAACCATACTTAGCGGTTCCAACTTATAGTTAACATTCTTGAGTCAAATGTACAGTTCTGAGAGAAGCACACACTCAAACGGTAATCCAAGAT
It includes:
- the LOC127317836 gene encoding phosphopantothenoylcysteine decarboxylase, producing the protein MATPGPVQENLMLEPNKPRVLLAASGSVAAIKFESLCRIFSEWAEVRAVATKSALHFVDRSSLPSDVILYTDDDEWSSWKKIGDEVLHIELRKWADIMVIAPLSANTLGKIAGGLCDNLLTCIVRAWDYKKPLFVAPAMNTFMWSNPFTGRHIEIINQLGISLVPPITKRLACGDYGNGAMAEPSQIHTTVRLACKAQTFGTGSPCVMPSSSNPA